Proteins encoded in a region of the Paenibacillus sp. W2I17 genome:
- a CDS encoding MFS transporter gives MSSTLKIYVLALVSFLVGTSEYVIAGILDRIADTMNISLIAAGQLITIFSLVYALGTPVIIALTSRWDRRKLLLYFLGLFVVANVLAYLLPGYGLFVAARVLMALGAGVVVVTALTVASQIAAEGKQASAIATVITGFTASLIVGVPLGRLVAASWDWKLVFAGIAVLGILAMLVIAAAIPPSKAEAPVPLKKQLSLLKQPRIVLALLVTFFWLGGYSIAYTYISPYLVSVSGMSEALLSSALLAFGIASLIGSKVGGFSADRLGVKRTLITGMTLHIVSLVLLNITASSHLAVFLVLILWSFAAWSSGPTQQYNLVTMAPESSGIMLSLNSSVMQLAMAAGAGIGGIAVSSVSLSSITWIGAVGVAVAIIIVISSYRSASTKSKKTTASHNIA, from the coding sequence ATGTCTTCTACGCTCAAAATCTATGTTCTTGCCTTGGTCAGCTTCCTTGTAGGAACGTCCGAATATGTCATTGCCGGCATTTTGGATCGTATTGCAGATACCATGAATATCTCTTTAATCGCTGCCGGACAGCTCATTACGATTTTTTCACTCGTATATGCGCTAGGTACACCTGTCATTATTGCACTGACTTCGCGCTGGGACCGTCGCAAGCTGTTGCTATACTTCCTCGGTCTATTCGTTGTGGCTAATGTTCTTGCCTATCTGTTGCCGGGTTATGGACTGTTCGTCGCAGCACGCGTGTTGATGGCTTTAGGCGCGGGCGTTGTTGTTGTCACGGCATTAACGGTTGCTTCCCAAATAGCGGCTGAGGGCAAACAAGCTAGCGCAATCGCCACAGTAATCACTGGATTTACGGCTTCTTTGATCGTTGGCGTTCCGCTCGGAAGGCTTGTGGCTGCATCTTGGGATTGGAAGCTTGTTTTCGCAGGTATCGCCGTTCTTGGCATTCTCGCCATGCTGGTGATCGCGGCCGCCATTCCGCCTTCCAAAGCAGAAGCGCCTGTTCCACTGAAGAAACAACTGTCTTTGCTCAAACAGCCACGAATTGTATTGGCACTGCTGGTGACATTTTTCTGGTTAGGTGGGTATTCCATTGCCTACACGTATATTTCACCTTACCTTGTATCCGTTTCAGGAATGAGCGAAGCACTACTCAGTTCAGCTTTACTCGCATTTGGCATTGCAAGTCTGATCGGTTCAAAAGTTGGAGGATTCAGTGCTGACAGATTGGGTGTCAAACGAACGCTGATCACAGGCATGACATTGCATATCGTGAGTCTGGTCCTGTTGAATATAACGGCAAGCTCTCATCTCGCTGTCTTCCTTGTTCTGATTTTGTGGTCTTTTGCCGCGTGGTCCTCAGGTCCAACTCAGCAATATAACCTGGTCACCATGGCTCCGGAATCCTCAGGCATTATGCTAAGCCTCAACAGTTCGGTGATGCAACTGGCGATGGCTGCCGGCGCAGGTATTGGCGGAATCGCGGTCAGCAGCGTTTCATTGTCATCCATTACCTGGATTGGCGCTGTCGGGGTTGCTGTTGCCATAATCATCGTTATAAGTTCGTATCGTTCAGCATCTACGAAAAGTAAAAAAACCACTGCTTCACACAACATTGCCTGA
- a CDS encoding helix-turn-helix transcriptional regulator, whose amino-acid sequence MQSNSNEIEQVVKIHKALGEQTRYKIIQILSSESNLCPADLESRLVTVALSTLSHHLKQLSDCGLLTSQKKGTYIYYSLNTETAQKFVPYLLNK is encoded by the coding sequence ATGCAATCAAACTCGAATGAGATTGAACAAGTCGTCAAAATTCATAAAGCACTGGGCGAGCAAACACGCTACAAAATCATTCAGATTTTATCGAGCGAAAGCAACCTGTGTCCCGCCGATCTGGAGAGCCGCCTTGTTACGGTTGCCCTATCGACTCTGTCTCATCATCTGAAACAGCTGTCCGATTGCGGCCTGCTTACATCGCAAAAGAAAGGTACTTATATCTACTACAGCCTGAACACGGAGACCGCACAAAAGTTTGTTCCCTATCTGCTAAATAAATAA
- a CDS encoding ribosomal protein L7/L12, whose translation MEMNTLVWIVLLLLILVLLVRVTSLQRQLNELKSDVERLENGSTVSARSDFNYTLSPQEASPSHTSQPAQTDLDQELLTLIQQGKKIMAIKRLREARGLSLKEAKDYVDSLDR comes from the coding sequence ATGGAAATGAACACCTTGGTATGGATCGTTCTGCTGCTTCTGATCCTTGTGTTACTGGTCAGAGTCACCAGTCTGCAACGCCAATTAAATGAATTGAAAAGTGATGTGGAGCGTCTGGAGAACGGTTCAACAGTCAGCGCCCGCTCTGACTTCAATTACACATTGTCGCCGCAGGAAGCATCTCCTTCCCACACAAGCCAACCAGCCCAAACGGATCTGGATCAGGAACTGCTCACACTTATACAACAAGGGAAAAAAATTATGGCGATCAAACGACTGCGTGAAGCCCGAGGTCTTTCGTTGAAGGAAGCCAAAGACTATGTTGATTCCCTAGATCGGTAA
- a CDS encoding cytochrome P450 yields MNPNEPNESSKPAFFTKEFTRNPYPVYEKFRNEEPVFRVMFPHGEFGWIITRYEDAVQILKDPRFSKDMVRRYGADNQSIFSNNMLFSDPPDHKRLRGLVQKAFTPKLVADMRSHIQDIADELLDNLPSQEKMNLIDDFAFPLPIIVISEILGVPLEDRDKFRMWSNTVIDASTAESPELFEQHAREFTDYLTAWFEKVRKYPGTDLISQLVIAEESGQQLTEQELLSVVSLLVIAGHETTVNLIGNGILALLEHPEQRELLIKQPELIHNAIEEMLRYNGPVEFSTSRWALEDIEFRGQHIAQGELVIVALDSANRDEEQFKDPDVFDITREKSSHLAFGTGIHLCLGAPLARLEGEIAVSTLLNRFPNMQLQADVNELEWRPGMIVRGVKEIPVQLK; encoded by the coding sequence TTGAACCCGAATGAACCCAACGAGTCCTCAAAGCCAGCGTTTTTCACGAAAGAATTCACACGCAACCCTTACCCGGTATATGAAAAATTTAGAAACGAGGAGCCTGTTTTCAGAGTCATGTTTCCTCATGGGGAATTCGGCTGGATTATTACGCGATACGAGGATGCAGTCCAGATCCTGAAAGATCCTCGCTTCAGCAAAGACATGGTCCGACGTTACGGTGCTGACAATCAAAGCATCTTCTCCAATAATATGTTGTTCTCCGATCCGCCGGATCATAAACGTCTTCGGGGACTTGTGCAGAAAGCATTCACACCCAAACTGGTCGCAGACATGCGTAGCCATATTCAGGACATTGCTGATGAACTGCTGGACAACCTCCCGTCACAGGAAAAAATGAATCTGATCGATGACTTTGCCTTCCCGCTGCCCATCATTGTCATTAGTGAAATTCTGGGAGTACCACTTGAGGATCGTGACAAATTCCGCATGTGGTCCAATACGGTAATCGATGCTTCCACAGCCGAAAGCCCCGAACTGTTTGAGCAGCATGCCAGGGAGTTTACGGATTACCTTACGGCCTGGTTCGAAAAAGTACGAAAATATCCCGGCACTGATCTGATCAGCCAGCTCGTCATTGCAGAAGAATCCGGGCAGCAGTTAACTGAACAAGAACTGCTTAGCGTGGTCTCCTTGTTAGTCATCGCGGGCCATGAAACGACTGTTAATCTCATCGGCAATGGGATACTTGCTCTGTTGGAGCACCCTGAGCAACGCGAACTGCTCATCAAGCAGCCGGAGCTTATTCACAACGCCATTGAAGAGATGTTGCGCTACAATGGTCCGGTGGAGTTCAGTACTTCTCGATGGGCTTTGGAAGATATCGAATTCCGTGGACAGCATATTGCTCAAGGTGAACTTGTTATCGTTGCGCTTGATTCCGCTAACCGGGATGAGGAGCAGTTCAAAGATCCTGATGTCTTTGATATTACCCGCGAGAAGAGTTCGCATCTGGCATTTGGCACAGGCATTCATCTCTGCCTCGGAGCGCCCCTTGCTCGTCTGGAAGGTGAAATTGCGGTCAGCACACTTCTGAATCGTTTTCCAAATATGCAGCTTCAGGCTGACGTAAATGAACTCGAATGGAGACCTGGTATGATTGTTCGTGGTGTCAAGGAAATCCCGGTTCAACTTAAATAA
- a CDS encoding aldo/keto reductase family oxidoreductase: protein MSYAQLPLHHHQIPASRMVLGCMRFGGEWDGLPITSDLVVEGHRAVEAAIEIGINHFDLADIYTRGKAEHVLGRVLSETPGLREQIIIQSKCGIRLVGDDEGPQRYDTSGAHILASVDGILKRLGIDYLDILLLHRPDPLAHPQEIGEALAELHHSGKVRHFGVSNMGSEQIRLLQLHSKVPLIVNQLEMSLDKIGFVEAGVTVNRPQARDNVFPYGTMEYCQAEHIQLQAWGPLAQGRFTGRVVEGQRAEIEHTAQLVDRMAKERGVTPESIVLAWLMKHPAGIQPVIGSIRPERILACRDATNIELTRYEWYELYSASCGRRM from the coding sequence ATGTCTTACGCACAACTTCCTTTGCATCACCACCAGATTCCGGCAAGTCGAATGGTTCTTGGCTGTATGCGGTTTGGCGGTGAATGGGATGGTCTTCCCATTACTTCAGATCTTGTTGTGGAAGGGCATCGAGCGGTAGAAGCAGCTATTGAAATCGGCATTAATCACTTTGATTTAGCGGATATTTACACACGTGGTAAGGCAGAGCATGTATTGGGGCGAGTTTTATCCGAAACTCCTGGTTTGCGTGAACAGATCATTATACAGTCGAAATGTGGTATACGTCTTGTGGGTGATGATGAAGGACCGCAGCGTTATGACACCTCAGGTGCACATATCCTAGCGAGTGTGGACGGTATCCTGAAACGGCTCGGTATCGATTACCTGGATATTTTGCTGTTACACCGCCCTGATCCGCTCGCCCATCCGCAAGAGATTGGAGAAGCACTGGCTGAGCTGCATCATTCCGGTAAAGTGCGCCATTTTGGTGTGTCCAATATGGGTTCTGAACAGATTCGCCTTCTTCAGCTTCATAGTAAAGTACCCCTGATTGTGAACCAGTTAGAGATGAGTTTAGACAAAATTGGATTCGTAGAAGCCGGTGTGACGGTAAATCGTCCTCAAGCGAGAGACAACGTGTTTCCCTATGGCACGATGGAATATTGTCAGGCAGAGCATATTCAACTGCAAGCTTGGGGTCCACTTGCTCAAGGGCGATTTACTGGCAGGGTAGTTGAGGGACAGCGGGCGGAGATTGAGCATACGGCTCAATTGGTTGATCGAATGGCTAAGGAGCGTGGGGTGACACCGGAGTCTATTGTACTGGCTTGGTTAATGAAGCATCCAGCAGGGATACAACCTGTCATTGGTTCGATTCGACCAGAACGTATTCTGGCCTGTCGTGATGCAACGAATATTGAGCTTACCCGTTATGAGTGGTACGAGCTGTATTCGGCTTCGTGTGGGCGTAGAATGTAA
- a CDS encoding AAA family ATPase — translation MEMLKPPAETLYEVELRALREEDQGKRPPNWLLSPAYVRDFIIGRDKPALLNGEEISITRKFYGNDVLIERAVVTLAGNRGLMLVGEPGTAKTMLSELLTAAISGTSLNTIQGTAGTTEDMIKYSWNYAMLLDKGPSEAALVPSPLYNGMKKGILTRFEEITRCPAEAQDSLISILSDKVMSIPELDGGVLFAQPGFNVIATANIRDKGVNEMSGALKRRFNFETIKPIHNVKMEAKIIESQARSLLLHSGIDIEINPDVVELLATTFMELRTGMTREGYKLDTPQASMSTAEAVSVYVQSAMTSYYYDDKAIALDRLVQNMLGTIAKENDKDMSILKTYFSKVVKERSREEGMWKDYYEERKWIG, via the coding sequence ATGGAGATGCTTAAACCACCCGCCGAGACATTATATGAGGTTGAATTACGTGCACTGCGAGAGGAAGATCAGGGGAAACGTCCCCCTAACTGGCTGTTATCTCCCGCCTATGTGCGCGATTTTATTATTGGCAGGGATAAGCCTGCGTTATTAAATGGAGAAGAAATCTCGATTACCCGCAAATTCTATGGCAATGACGTGTTAATTGAACGTGCAGTGGTTACTCTGGCAGGCAATCGAGGATTAATGCTCGTGGGAGAACCCGGGACAGCCAAGACCATGCTTAGCGAACTGCTGACCGCAGCGATCTCCGGTACCAGTCTAAACACGATTCAAGGTACAGCAGGCACGACGGAAGACATGATCAAGTATTCCTGGAATTACGCCATGCTGCTTGATAAAGGCCCTTCGGAAGCTGCGCTTGTGCCATCACCGTTATATAACGGCATGAAGAAAGGCATTCTTACCCGTTTTGAAGAGATTACACGTTGTCCCGCGGAAGCGCAGGATAGTCTGATCAGTATTCTCAGTGACAAGGTCATGAGCATTCCGGAACTGGATGGTGGTGTACTGTTTGCCCAGCCAGGATTTAACGTCATTGCTACAGCCAATATTCGGGATAAAGGTGTTAACGAAATGAGTGGTGCATTGAAACGTCGGTTCAATTTTGAAACGATCAAGCCCATTCATAACGTAAAGATGGAAGCCAAAATCATTGAATCCCAGGCAAGAAGCCTGTTATTACATAGTGGAATTGATATTGAAATTAACCCGGATGTGGTTGAATTGCTGGCTACAACATTTATGGAATTGCGCACCGGCATGACACGGGAAGGATACAAGCTTGATACCCCTCAAGCATCCATGAGTACGGCGGAAGCGGTGTCTGTCTATGTTCAGAGTGCGATGACTTCCTATTATTACGATGATAAAGCTATTGCACTGGATCGGTTGGTGCAAAACATGCTGGGGACCATTGCAAAGGAAAACGACAAGGATATGTCCATTCTCAAAACCTATTTCTCCAAGGTCGTAAAAGAGCGTTCCAGAGAAGAGGGAATGTGGAAGGACTATTATGAGGAGAGAAAATGGATCGGTTAA
- a CDS encoding DUF5682 family protein, protein MDRLRAVLDPDVDQLQSLFESQVYNLSNHTVYYPIRHHSPACSYHLLRLIGEYKPDIILIEGPESGNPLIPVLSDEATLPPVSLYYTYESELEREACYYPMLRYSPEYVALKEAKRLDIPAKFIDLDYQHFSTRASKSGQTEQKEISIQDETLLAGSDFINRLCQKTNCRSFDELWEKVFEIGGLEKSTQAFVQDVFTYCTLSRMCYSTERLQSTGDLAREAHMRQRIQQAVQEHDRVLVITGGFHTYGLLMSEKHESQLEQPEMDKQHADQRLDGQGKPGTSQLSSVNPDTVHQQMYPMVYTFAEADRLNGYASGMPYVNYYDQIWNQLLRKKSTPYNLTALDLLSRLMRQLRDGHEHVSTSDAIEAYSMIQGLAGLRGKREGGVYELMDAALSSFVKGELTLATDKPLQELQQLLTGDVIGSVAPNSFSIPIVEDFKARCTEYKLQIRTTGQHKKVLDLYAKPEHRQISQLIQCITYLVPEFAKRQSGPDWIAERDMNLVRETWVYMYSSRIEARLIENSLYGGTLAGAATRKMEEQMQEIPDHHSGELARLMLQALLMGLQDTAMKLYEQVRSALRIDGNFLSLCNSLHVLNRIHQHRRLLGLSDEQQLPELVSEAYRNAVDKLLQLSRANPDEHEAIIQGLKLLAMLAESSEEHFQDETFRIHLNELLSDHQLPAQLEGVCVAISSGLGDRPRDEIVDRARGYIHGTPDQTRQTALFLQGVFTVARDAFLYEDQLLSELNYLIEQLSYDDFISMVPELRLAFTYFTPMETGLIAERVASLHQVEPEEMLRPAVDEQMLTQSKAWDEALRKEFAAWKLI, encoded by the coding sequence ATGGATCGGTTAAGAGCAGTACTGGACCCTGATGTTGATCAGTTACAATCCTTGTTCGAATCCCAGGTATATAACCTGAGTAATCATACGGTCTATTATCCTATTAGACATCACAGCCCTGCATGTTCGTATCACTTGTTACGATTAATTGGAGAGTACAAGCCGGATATTATTCTGATCGAAGGACCAGAGAGTGGCAATCCGTTAATTCCGGTGCTGAGTGATGAGGCAACCTTACCTCCTGTCAGTCTGTACTATACCTACGAGAGTGAATTGGAGAGAGAAGCCTGCTATTATCCGATGCTTCGGTATTCGCCTGAATATGTAGCTTTGAAAGAAGCAAAACGGTTGGATATTCCGGCGAAGTTTATTGACTTGGACTATCAACACTTCTCCACTCGTGCATCCAAATCCGGCCAGACAGAACAAAAGGAGATCTCCATCCAGGACGAAACCTTGCTTGCGGGGTCTGACTTCATTAACCGGTTGTGTCAAAAAACAAACTGTCGCAGTTTTGATGAATTGTGGGAAAAGGTGTTTGAGATCGGTGGTCTGGAGAAATCCACTCAGGCATTCGTGCAGGATGTATTCACGTATTGTACTTTATCCCGAATGTGCTATTCCACGGAACGATTACAATCTACAGGTGATCTGGCAAGAGAAGCACATATGAGACAACGTATTCAACAAGCGGTGCAGGAACATGACCGTGTGCTTGTCATTACCGGTGGATTTCATACGTATGGACTGTTGATGTCAGAGAAACATGAATCCCAATTGGAACAGCCAGAAATGGATAAACAGCATGCAGACCAACGTTTGGATGGACAAGGTAAACCAGGTACGTCTCAACTTAGTTCGGTTAATCCAGATACGGTTCACCAACAAATGTACCCGATGGTCTATACCTTTGCTGAAGCGGATCGGCTCAATGGATATGCGAGTGGCATGCCTTATGTAAATTATTACGATCAGATCTGGAACCAGCTGCTTCGCAAAAAGAGTACACCATATAATCTAACGGCTCTGGACTTGTTATCCCGGCTGATGCGCCAATTACGGGACGGACACGAGCATGTATCAACCAGTGATGCAATTGAGGCATACAGTATGATTCAAGGTCTTGCCGGGCTTCGGGGTAAAAGGGAAGGCGGCGTCTATGAGTTGATGGATGCAGCACTCTCTTCCTTTGTGAAGGGGGAGCTTACCTTGGCGACCGATAAACCGCTGCAAGAGCTGCAGCAGTTATTGACAGGAGACGTCATTGGAAGTGTGGCTCCCAATTCATTCAGTATTCCCATCGTGGAGGACTTCAAGGCGCGTTGTACAGAGTACAAACTGCAGATTCGTACAACAGGTCAACACAAGAAAGTGCTGGATCTGTATGCGAAACCGGAGCATCGTCAGATAAGCCAATTGATTCAATGCATCACCTATCTGGTTCCGGAATTCGCGAAACGGCAATCGGGGCCGGACTGGATCGCAGAGCGTGACATGAATCTCGTACGTGAAACCTGGGTTTATATGTACTCCTCCCGTATTGAAGCCAGATTGATAGAAAACTCTCTCTATGGCGGAACACTTGCTGGAGCGGCTACGCGCAAAATGGAAGAACAAATGCAAGAAATACCGGATCATCATAGCGGTGAACTTGCCCGACTCATGCTTCAAGCGCTGCTCATGGGACTTCAGGACACAGCGATGAAACTTTATGAACAGGTGCGCTCAGCGCTGAGAATCGACGGGAATTTCCTTTCCTTATGTAACAGTCTACATGTCTTGAACCGAATTCATCAACACCGCAGGCTACTGGGACTATCTGACGAGCAACAACTCCCTGAGCTGGTATCCGAGGCTTACAGGAATGCCGTAGACAAGCTGCTACAGCTCTCCAGAGCCAATCCGGATGAACATGAAGCCATTATTCAGGGATTGAAGCTGTTAGCCATGCTCGCGGAGTCATCGGAGGAGCATTTTCAGGATGAGACATTCCGAATACATCTGAATGAGCTTCTGTCTGATCACCAGCTTCCGGCTCAGCTGGAGGGTGTGTGTGTGGCTATTTCCTCAGGGCTCGGTGACAGGCCCAGAGATGAGATTGTTGATCGTGCTCGCGGGTATATCCATGGTACACCGGATCAGACCCGTCAAACGGCACTTTTTTTACAGGGAGTATTCACTGTAGCACGTGACGCTTTTTTGTATGAAGATCAGCTCTTGTCTGAGTTGAATTATCTGATTGAACAGCTGTCATACGACGACTTCATCAGTATGGTACCGGAATTACGGTTGGCATTCACCTACTTTACACCAATGGAGACGGGCTTGATTGCTGAACGGGTGGCGAGTCTGCATCAGGTTGAGCCAGAGGAAATGTTGAGGCCTGCGGTGGATGAGCAGATGCTGACTCAGTCCAAAGCATGGGACGAAGCGCTTCGAAAGGAGTTTGCTGCATGGAAGCTAATATGA
- a CDS encoding VWA domain-containing protein, whose translation MEANMNEANRTTEGTGEINESSNPDGNNRGDQHSAETLNRWRLILGESAEEGLCNTDQYTSAEFQYTEIDEILGYLYNREYGEEQGYRKEGGRGASNLTVPKWLHKVRDLFPKPTVEILEKQALDRYRLTELLTDKKLLESLEPNMNLLKNIMQFKGRMKGEVLKSAKDIVRTVVEELRSKLESQTRASIMGKRSRYTSSSVRSLRNLNFKRTITKNLKNYDKNKRRFVIDRLYFDGNIQPHNKWNIIIGVDESGSMLDSVIYSSVMASIFYRLNALRTKLFIFDTQVVDLSDRLEDPVDVLMNVQLGGGTHITKALRYGETLIDNPGKTIFILVSDLEEGYPIAQMYKACKDIIDAGCKLLVLTALDFNGDSVYNKHAAQTLTNMGAHVAAITPNELADWIGEIIT comes from the coding sequence ATGGAAGCTAATATGAATGAAGCGAATCGGACAACGGAAGGAACCGGAGAAATCAATGAAAGTTCCAATCCGGATGGAAACAACCGAGGGGATCAACATTCTGCTGAAACCTTAAATCGATGGCGTCTGATTCTCGGTGAATCCGCTGAAGAAGGGTTGTGTAATACAGACCAATACACTTCGGCTGAATTTCAATATACGGAAATCGATGAGATTCTGGGGTATCTGTATAACCGTGAATACGGTGAAGAACAAGGTTACCGAAAAGAGGGAGGACGCGGTGCGTCTAATCTGACTGTACCAAAATGGCTGCACAAAGTAAGGGATCTATTCCCCAAACCAACGGTAGAAATATTGGAAAAACAGGCGCTTGATCGTTATAGGCTGACAGAATTGTTAACGGACAAAAAGCTGCTTGAATCCCTTGAACCCAACATGAATCTGCTCAAGAACATTATGCAGTTCAAAGGACGGATGAAAGGTGAGGTGTTAAAGAGCGCCAAGGATATCGTGCGAACCGTGGTTGAAGAGTTACGCAGTAAGCTGGAGTCTCAGACCCGAGCGAGTATCATGGGCAAGCGCAGTCGCTATACCTCAAGTTCAGTACGATCCTTGCGCAATCTGAATTTCAAGCGAACTATCACCAAGAATTTGAAGAATTACGATAAAAACAAGCGCAGGTTTGTGATTGATCGTCTGTATTTCGACGGGAATATACAGCCCCATAACAAGTGGAACATCATCATTGGTGTGGACGAAAGTGGCAGTATGCTGGATTCAGTCATCTACAGTTCGGTGATGGCGAGCATCTTCTATCGATTGAATGCGCTGCGTACGAAATTATTCATATTTGATACGCAGGTTGTTGATCTGAGCGACAGGCTGGAAGACCCCGTAGACGTGCTCATGAATGTACAGCTCGGCGGGGGCACACATATTACGAAAGCGTTGCGTTATGGCGAGACGTTAATCGATAATCCAGGCAAAACCATCTTTATTCTGGTCAGTGATCTGGAGGAAGGGTACCCGATCGCGCAAATGTATAAAGCCTGTAAAGATATTATCGATGCAGGATGCAAGCTACTGGTTCTCACCGCGCTCGATTTTAACGGGGATTCAGTCTATAACAAACATGCCGCACAGACATTAACCAATATGGGGGCACATGTAGCAGCAATTACGCCTAACGAACTCGCGGATTGGATTGGCGAGATCATCACTTAA